The region ataaaaatgtatttctgAGCCAGCGGTAATAACAACaatggaataaaataattgaaaactgACATAGAACGAAACGTGTTCCGCTGCAAAGAATCGTACCattgaaacaattattttcttgggTAACGAGTAACGAGCATTTATCGATAACTGACGATTTGACACTTCGATCAAATACGTAATAAATGGCACGTTGTGTGGCAAGAAATTATTCTCTCGGGCATAACAACGACGGACAATACAATAATCGGGCATTCGCATTATTATTTCGTACGCGAGAGCTGATAGAAAGTTTCCGCGTTATAAAATGCGCCGAGCTTACCACGCTTTGTTTATTACACAGCGCGACTAGCTCTTTTGTTCTTTCGACGGAGTTAACGGAATGATCTCATTATTCGTGGCAGCTAGGAGGAAAAGTTTGTCGAGATCTTACCAGATTACTTTCCGTGCAGTTATATATGGAAATTCTCCTCCGGGGGGTTGTTACTTTTGCGATAGTTCGGACTCTTTAAAAACACGACATCAACTCTCGGATATATAGGTAACAGGACGAAAATGCAAGATGCAGGATGcgttttcgcgcgcgcgcgtgcgccaGAGAGATACAgtggggaggggggggggataaccgcgtgtgcgtgtgccaaaattaaaaacgaaCAAAGGGGGAAGAAACAAAGGGAGTTTAATGAGGACGAAGAAGAGGACACGCGCGTAAGGCTAAGGGTGTTTTCGCGCGAATGGATTTTCACGCGCTCGTTTGTCGTACGACCGGCTTTTGAGCATCTGCTAAATATCGTGCGCATAATTTAAGTTGGAGTACTGCGGGGAACGGCTGCGTGAAGTGGAGTCGATATTCGCGTAACGCGAGGAGTCGGAAACGGATCCCGTTTCGCTGTGCGATTTTATATGTTGTTTCCggataaatatcaatttttatttagttaattCAGTAAAATGGATTTTATCTGGGCATCGGTCTCTCTTGCCCACGCTGACAAAGACAAGGCTGTAATTtcacgttaattaaaaatgtgttatGCCTTCCATAACGGCGATTCCATGGTTTTCACGTCACGCTTTATTATCGCAAACGCACCCACAATGGTGTaatctgtatatatttatttttccgcgCTATTTGCAGCGGCGATGTTTAAAGGTTCGAGTGCACCTAATCGCGGATAAAACGATAAACAACGTATTATTCGGCGGGTATGCAAGCGTGTTTACAACACCGTATCCTCCATTCATGAAAGAAGCCCCGGGGCAGTCAGCGGAACAATTTTCGATATCGATACGCCGTATTTTCACCATACCGGGGGCTGGTTTCGCGCTTCTCTTTGTCGGTATGCTGCAGTTCCGCATGCGTTTTGTTCATCGTTGAAACGAAACAATGCCTGCGGCGTTATCCAATACCGCATGGCCGACCGATTCGATTTTCTTCCGTCTTTTTTCTTGTTACCTCACTTATTACTCGTGTTCTTTCACTGGGTTTCGCGCCATTTATGTGGTTTTCACGCCACTTacgacataaataaattcgacataaataaatttccgaTCGGATCATCACGTTAATGTTAAGTGTATTTTTCATCGCGTAGCGCGCAGCGTTTCGCAGATTGCCGCATTCTCTGCGGAACAAACCTCGACAGGTGAGAGTAAAAATGAACAGATACATGATAATTATCGCGAAATATTTGTCCTCGTATTTTTGCGcgaaagaaatatctttttatatatgaatagtAGCAAAACATTTATTCCATATCACTCGTACGAGTCATTACTCTATGATATTTTTCTGTGCTAAATACGAGCGTAATTAGAAGTTGGCACAAATGCTGCGCGGCAGATATGTGAATGTGATTAAAAGGCGAATCTGATTGAAATGGAAAACTCCCCTCGCAGGCAGATGGCGAGGCAAAGTGACAAGCCCGTAGGTGAGTCGGTGCAGTAAATTGAAGCGGGCGGGGATTGAGTACCGACgagcaaatatttaattttaatccgGTTTATTCTTCGAGTTCAGCCGTTCTCTCGTCGCTTACAATAGCTACGTTTGCACACGCACGCGTGTGGGAATCTCGACTTTCCCCCGCAACGATAACTAACTTagcgataattaattaactctgACGATCCCTTCTGCTAAAGCAGGTATATACTAAAAGTGAGCGTACTCGAGTTTAGCAAAACTTTACGATTAACATAACAGAGTTTTGATCGTCCGGTTTGCGCGTAAGAAGAACGAGGCGCGGTGAGAGAAGCGGAGAAAGAAGAAGCCTCCTTGAGACAGGGAGTAGAATCGTGCTCCCGGAAATGTCTGAATGAATTTTCTAGATAAGTTCTCTCTTTCCCGGCGACAACTTCCGCTTCTCGTCCTCGAAATAACAAAAGTACAGTGTGTTAGGAAGCTCGACGCGCAATTCCGCTCGTGCTTTCGTGGAAGCTCTTAGGGAATTAACGGCGTCGAATATTCGAACCGTCCTCGCCGATCCGTTCGGCCGGGCGTAAATGAGCCGGCTTCCTAATTCGAGCACGTTGAAACGGCAGGCTTCCTGAAGACCGGATCGAAAGGGAGCGCGCAGGGCAATTACGGATTGATGGATCTGGTGGCGGGGCTCCATTGGCTGCGCGAAAATCTCGGGGCTTTCGGCGGCGATCCTGAGCGACTGGCGTTGCTGGGCCACGGCACCGGGGCGGCTCTCGCCAATTTTTTAGCCGTCTCCCCTATGGCGAAAGGTAAGGCGTTTAATCGTTTCGCGGCTTGCGGCCGATCGGTTGCGCCCCACGTTTGTCGGTCAACCCACCTGGTTAACGTGCCGTCGCGTGTCGGTCGGATTTACCGCTGACGTGTCCGTTTTGTATAGGAGCCGATGGAAAAGCGCCACGAATTTGTTTACGTTTCCTTTTTTTGACAATGTCCACACGGaccgttttatttatttgccaGTTTTTTATATGCGTTTTATTTGccgcgttattttttttttattttatgctcCTGAGAAAACATTGATAACGTTCTTTTCGCTTATTTGTGTGATAGATGGAATTACACTGATTAAGCTGCAGAGCTCTTGCATTATAGTCCGGCTTACGAAGGAAGAAGATTGATTTAATCACGTCTAACGCTGATTGATATCGGTATAACCGTCCATAGAGAAACATGCTGATTTATCGATGGTCTCAGTGTAATAGTGTCCATAAGCTTCCCAGTAAGAAggacttaaataaaattcgaacgagagaaagaagcTTTTAGACaatatcgcgaaataataAGAGGAGGATGATTTTCTGTTTACGAGGATATCGGattttcgaataataaaaCGTCAATAACGTATTAATTACTATGCCGTggaataattaaagatttatcgGACATTCCTCGCATTTTATTAGCCGTATCGCAATTATAGCAAGGGAGTTTTTTCCAACGGATATTCCAGCGCTGATCGGGAGGGTGATTCTGCTCGGCGGTTCGGCCCTCTCGTCGTGGGCGGTGCAGCGAGATCCGCTGGCGGTGAAGCGCCGCGTCGCCGAGCAGATAGGATGTCCCGGTGACGTCGAGGCCGACGATATCGCACCGTGCCTTCGTTTGAAGAGCGTGGAGGAGCTACTGGCGGTGCAGCTGGATCCGCCAAGATTCACTTCCGGATTTGCGCCCTTCGTTGACGGGGCTGTTCTGCCACCGACAGTCAATCAGGTGAGACGATTCGCCCCCGATAATCGATAATCTCGGGACTGAAGAACGGTAACGCGCCGTTTCCACCTGCTTTACGATCCGCTCTGCCCGATTGCTTCGGTTTTACTGCGCCGTTAACTGTAATACGgcattaattaatcttaattgcGGTTTAATCGATTGTGTTTGTCCGTTCCTCGGACTTGGAATTTAGAGAGacagacggagagagagagagatctacTTAAACCGGAGATTAAAGTTTTGGAAAGTCTTGGcgaaaactattataaatattacgttGGCACTTTTTAACGGTTTTTGTGAATGACACGTTTGTTATCTGTTGTTTGTTGGGGACGTCCGGCGCGTAGCGGTTCGGCTTCGTTTTTGACGTTTGAaccatttttcataaaatttgcatttacatCCTCCAGCTTTCTCGCGGAGTATATGCGCGTGCTGTCCCGTGTCCGCCGTTTAAACGTAGATTACGCGTGAAATATCCACCGcgttgtaaataaatataacggcCGGATGTTAAATAAACATGGGGCCGCGACACGCGTTTCATCCGGGCGATTACGGAATTCGCGAATGTTGTAATTGCGTACGGATATTAACCCAATACCGACGGACGACCGGCGTATTGATTTTGCGCAGGAGCGAACGAGACGACAGGTAAACGATGAATCTGCTAATTGAACGGGCGGCCGACTGACGGATGACGGATCCGAGAATCGTAATAGCTACTTCGTGCATGCTCCATTAACTCATTCGTTGATAGAGTCCCTGGTTGATCGCGCTCCGCGCGATATCGCGACATTAAACGGGGAATTCGGGAGAGGATGAACAAACGTGCATGTACTATCGCAGCTGCGATTTATTACAAAGCAGTCAAGTCTCTCCTTGTGCCGTCTCCGCTGTAAAATGTACAGCGGCTCAATTTATGCGAcgttaaatagaaattacaaGCTATACGTTTACGTGCGCAGAGGGATGTGCCTGAGTGACAGAGATTTATCTAACAATGATAGGAAACCGAGAGCGAATAGAGAAGATTGAGAATCTTTAATACGCGTGATTATTCCGAAACACAAAAAGGAAGATTCGTTTGTTCAGAATTTCCAGCCCACTGCCTCTTCTTCGGGACTAATGCCAATCGTGCCCGGGCCCGGCGCTGAATTCGCGGACTTCGGCGACCGTGATTTACTCTTTGGTTTGACGTCCGAGGAAGCTTGGGTGAATCTCACCGAGGAAGATTTACAGGTAAGTGGGATTCGTGGTGACccgagaataaaatatacgtaaagaaatatattaattacgtatatCGTATTCTTTTTGTTCTTAATCTTCCGGTTCTTTTAAAAACCCGGTATTACAATACATATTTCATAACGTCTCTGTTAAAAGAATGAAGAAATGCGggatacattaattataccGTATTCTTTTTTGTTCTTGATCTTTCGGTTCTTTTAAAAACCGGACTCCGGACAATTCTGTGCTTCGTAATGTCTtcgttaaaagaataaaaaggtttcaaactttttaatcTGTTTTTCTCTGCTGCTATTATTGGTGATatacctttatttttatatcgattttatcaagaaatttatattagagCGGAAGTAATTCCCTGATTAATGACCGGACACTTCGTGCATAATATGTAATTGACATCGATTGGATATAGTTTGACAAATTGACGAGCTTTACATGATTGCATCACAAGCCTGCGCTCGCCAATCATTCCGGATATTATTGACTCTCCGATGGTCACGGCCACTGGCCATCGCGCTATAATAGCATGCGTCTGCTTTACGATCATGATCGAATTAATAATCCATATTATACGCAGATGTATCGGCGGAAACGTCATTCGATTACTTTGTACATGTAATCCGGCGATCATCCAAATGTTCGACGATACAAAATTGGCGTCGGGAGATTATTTTACAAACTGCAATAAATTCACGAACTGTTGCGCTTTCCGCGTCGTGAAAACCCAACGAAAACTCTTGCCGATTTGCAGAACGGCTTGAACGAGACGAGGAGGGACCGTATATTACGCACTTACGTCCGTAACACCTATCGTTACCATTTGCACGAAATCTATTCGACTCTTCGGAACGAGTACACCGACTGGGAGCGGGGCGAGCAGAGTCCCGTGGCGATCTGCGAGGGTCTCTTATCTCTCCTCGGAGACGGCCAAGTCGCCGCCCCGCTCCTCAGACTGGCCTTACTGCATTCGGCCTCGGAGGGACGCGGCTATTTCCTGCACTTCCAGCCGGGCGAGCTACCGAGCCAGAGGGGCGAGGAGGTGCCGTATCTCCTGGGTATACCTCTTCTGCGCGGCGAAGTCACGTCCGCGCTGCCCGCCTCTGCCAACTACACCCCGGCCGACGAGAATCTGTCGAAACTGCTCGTACACTACCTGACTAACTTTGTGAGGCGCGGGTAAGTCCTTGCCGCTTCTCTTTCACCCggcgataaaattaatgtttgacTACGTCCATTAAAAACGAGTTtagaacaaaaattaaaattttaccccGCAACAAACAGGAGTACGTTGCAGATCTTTCACATTTTTCAAACTTAATTGACGAATATTTTCGAGAGTATCGCGAGAAGTTAACTGTACTGTTTAACTAGCGCTATCTTGGGTGAAACATACGATCGGCATTAATCGGCGACACTACAACGTGAAATAACTGGCGCATAGGTGCGAAAGGGTTAATCGGATAAGTGAACCTCCTCGTTAATTCACCCGGTTCAAAGTTCTTTGAAACTTAAGCATCGCATACACTTCGATTACTCTCTGTGAGGGAAGTCTAAAGGTTGGCGGTGGTAGTAAGGGTAAAGTTACAGCTGCGAGAGGATTTTGGAACCAAACTCCCGCAAAGGCCGTTAACGCGCTCAGCGAAAGCTCGCAATCTCGAAGTAGAGTAGACTTGTTAGTGGCGAAGACGCGAAGTGATTTTGGCATCTCTAATTGCGAATCGGCGGCTATCTGGATGATTACTCTGTCATCGACACGACGAATTTTCGCAACACAATTTTGCCTCTAGTGAATTATCGCACACAGAGACGCACGAGATCGCTTCGGACCTTATTGAAATTTAGCTTCCAATTTCCAAAAGCATTTCGAACAATTTGCTgcatattgtaaaattataacaatattcatttaattatttgaaataaacaatGATATTGCTAcaatcaattatataaaaaaataaactatggATAAACTGCCCCCGtcttatttatgtatttttcggTGTAAATAACTTCAAAATAACTCCAGAATAAagatatacctacatatattctttaaatggATTTTTACCGATGGAAAAAATGATggcataaattatatttaatttcgtgCTTCctgatattaaacatttagCGATCCAATAAAATAAGAGCGCAACGTGAATCGCAGATTTCTGTCCATTTGTGAAAGAATCGCGATTCGCTCGTTGTTTTAGGGACCCGAATGGCGTGAGTCCCTTGTCCACGGCACTGGATAACGGCCTGACGACGAGCCCGCCGTTCTGGGACTCGTACGATTCCATAAATCAGCTGTACTTGGAGGCCGCTCACAGCCCGGAGATGCGCTCGCATTACAGAGGCCACAAGATGTCCCTCTGGCTAAATCTGCTGCCGCAGCTGCACCGGCCGGGCTACGAGATCAACATGCGGCACCATCATCTCGCGGAGAACCCCGGCCTCTACGAGGGCCCGGTGCGTCCGCAGAGCACGGCCGTACCTCTACCGGCGCCCCCGTTACCCATGCCATCTCCCACGGAACCCTCCTCGATACTGACCGCGCTGTCGACCACGGAATGTACGCCGAACGCGACCGTCGCGACGACCATCACGCCCACCACCTCGCGAACGTTGCAGATCTCGAATCTGGGCCCGGGCCCCAACAATCTTCTGCGCAAGCTCGCGTCCAGCCACTACCAGAGTTACACCACGGCCCTCACGGTTACCATCGCGGTAGGCGTGTTCCTATTGCTGCTCAACATCCTGATTTTCGCGGGGATCTACCATCAGCGCGACCGGAACACGACCGGCGGCGGTCTGTCGGGCGCTTTCAGCAacaagaagaaagaggagTTTCTGGAGGCCGGCTGCTCCGGTATTGACACCTCGGGTTCAGGCAAGCAGCGACTGCCGCCTTCCATGACCCTGATGGACTCGCCGTCGTCGATGCTGCCGCCGCACAAGGCAAAGCTCGTGCAGGAGCTCGAGCTGCAGCTGCAGGAGTTCCAATGCTCTCCGCCGCCCGGCGGCGGC is a window of Temnothorax longispinosus isolate EJ_2023e chromosome 1, Tlon_JGU_v1, whole genome shotgun sequence DNA encoding:
- the LOC139822415 gene encoding neuroligin-1 translates to MRTSSSSLPRKRKRKDLSPPNTVLLTSDWRSSVKHVLRQQGSPRLDIIVSYRPRHAVFHRGRVVSSVCREVPRKLGSRQTSAISDERCWERGKRKGGKCDKGSDDEGDKRERRRRSAKDIASKGTLRMVPSDGGIAKSVFLLALLCAQCCLAGTEALAGTQKYSTRTVKTRYGMLRGIEARSSTSVETYYGVPYATPPLGALRYMPPVTPTPWRGIRLADTMPPACPQRPPVPDESLPRQRQAYLKRLVPVLVNQSEDCLYLNLYVPKAPHGSIADSLPALLLIHGDSYSWGAGNSFDGTALAAHGRLIVVSINFRLGVLGFLKTGSKGSAQGNYGLMDLVAGLHWLRENLGAFGGDPERLALLGHGTGAALANFLAVSPMAKALIGRVILLGGSALSSWAVQRDPLAVKRRVAEQIGCPGDVEADDIAPCLRLKSVEELLAVQLDPPRFTSGFAPFVDGAVLPPTVNQNFQPTASSSGLMPIVPGPGAEFADFGDRDLLFGLTSEEAWVNLTEEDLQNGLNETRRDRILRTYVRNTYRYHLHEIYSTLRNEYTDWERGEQSPVAICEGLLSLLGDGQVAAPLLRLALLHSASEGRGYFLHFQPGELPSQRGEEVPYLLGIPLLRGEVTSALPASANYTPADENLSKLLVHYLTNFVRRGDPNGVSPLSTALDNGLTTSPPFWDSYDSINQLYLEAAHSPEMRSHYRGHKMSLWLNLLPQLHRPGYEINMRHHHLAENPGLYEGPVRPQSTAVPLPAPPLPMPSPTEPSSILTALSTTECTPNATVATTITPTTSRTLQISNLGPGPNNLLRKLASSHYQSYTTALTVTIAVGVFLLLLNILIFAGIYHQRDRNTTGGGLSGAFSNKKKEEFLEAGCSGIDTSGSGKQRLPPSMTLMDSPSSMLPPHKAKLVQELELQLQEFQCSPPPGGGKRILEPPSYSKSPCIQRTRTPSPCVDATIAQMDEVNDISGLHHDSEDENEELPEPPPPPKAPAPNVGLTCPGILRQPGTPGSAKKRVQIQEISV